The DNA window GGTGTGCGCGGTGCCTGAAAGTTCCTGTGCACTGGGCATATTGGCGAACCACCAGATCTCGCCGTCCGGTGCGACGAAGCAGCCGAAGAACGCCTTCTTGCCGAAGACCATGTTGTAGATGCCGGGACGCAGGCCGAGTTCGCGGTGCAGTCCCCGATCGGTGACGAAGCCGCCGAGCCCGTAGATGCCGAGGAAATGCGCCTTCGGTGCGGCCGGATCGATGATTTCCCTGGTGCGGGAGCGGATTCCGTCCGCGCCGATCAACACGTCGGCCTCGATCGTGGTGCCGTCGGCGAAGCTCGCGCGTACGCCGTCGGCGGTCGCGGTGGCGTCCACCAGCCGCTTGTCGTACTCGAATCGCACCCCGCGCCGGGTCGCCTCGGCATTGAGTGCCCGGTACATATCGCGCCGCTTGATGCTGTGGGTGACCGTGCCATCGGGGAGTGTGCCGCCGATCGGCATATCGGTGATGTGCTTGCCCGCGCTGGTCGAGAACGACAGCGTGGCGGTCGGATATCCGATATCGGTCACCACGTGCTGCGCGTCGAGCAGGGCCAGCGCCGACAGCCCGTTCACCGCCACCGTCAGGAATGCGCCGATCTGTTCGGCCGCGGCCTCCTGGTAGGCCTCGCACACGATCGGCTCCACTCCCGCCCGCTGCAACGCCATCGCGGTGACCGGGCCGGCGATCCCGCCGCCGATGATCAGTGCCTTCTTCATGGTGTGTCTCCCGAATCTCTCTCGACTCCGATGTATCTTGATTGTCAAGACATAGGTAGTTTGACTATCGAGAGGTTTGAATGTCAAGAGAAAATTTGAGCGAGCTGGTCGAGCAGGCCGGACGTGCGGCGCAAGCGCTACAGGCGGCCGTGGACGGGGTCGATCAGGCCGCCGCCGCGGTACTCGGCGTCAACCGCACCGACCTGCGCTGCCTGGAGATTCTCTGGCAGGGGGAGTCGACCCCCGGTGAACTCGCCGCCGAACTCGGCCTCACCAGCGGCAGCGTCACCACCATGCTGGACCGCCTGGCGAAACTCGACTACGTCGCGCGCCACCCCGAACCCGGCGACCGGCGCAAGGTCAAGATCCGCATCACCGACGCCGCGACCGCCGAGGTCATGCAGATCTACGGCCCGATCGCCCAAGAGGGCGCGACCGAGGTGGCCCGCTACAGCGACGCCGAACTCCGCACCGTCATCGACTACCTCCGCCGCGCCCGCGAACTCCAGGAACGCCACCGAACCCGAATCGCGGATCTCCCCAAACGCTG is part of the Nocardia sp. NBC_00565 genome and encodes:
- a CDS encoding FAD-dependent oxidoreductase, giving the protein MKKALIIGGGIAGPVTAMALQRAGVEPIVCEAYQEAAAEQIGAFLTVAVNGLSALALLDAQHVVTDIGYPTATLSFSTSAGKHITDMPIGGTLPDGTVTHSIKRRDMYRALNAEATRRGVRFEYDKRLVDATATADGVRASFADGTTIEADVLIGADGIRSRTREIIDPAAPKAHFLGIYGLGGFVTDRGLHRELGLRPGIYNMVFGKKAFFGCFVAPDGEIWWFANMPSAQELSGTAHTTSAQWREQLVALLSADRGPAARIVAATSDDTFVPAFNQYDMPTVRQWHNDNMVIVGDAAHAVASSSGQGVSMAVEDAVTLAICLRDIPDTAAALAAYEDRRRARVERVVAYGAQTSGDKASNGLGRLIVRLLTPYFLKKAAKSGVAPLNWMFDYRVGWETQPVARQFSD
- a CDS encoding MarR family winged helix-turn-helix transcriptional regulator yields the protein MSELVEQAGRAAQALQAAVDGVDQAAAAVLGVNRTDLRCLEILWQGESTPGELAAELGLTSGSVTTMLDRLAKLDYVARHPEPGDRRKVKIRITDAATAEVMQIYGPIAQEGATEVARYSDAELRTVIDYLRRARELQERHRTRIADLPKR